The following proteins are encoded in a genomic region of Desulfosporosinus youngiae DSM 17734:
- a CDS encoding cyclic nucleotide-binding domain-containing protein yields the protein MICDKAYSLSNIELFSDLSSVELEELAQDFRWEDHDLGSEIIKQGQKEHDFYILIKGKVDVMIRKEEHQPMRRVRSLSPGETFGEFSLLNGKPAETTILCQEKCQLLVLDSEGFARMLLRWPKLYQTFIAQLTQNLNDANLILSEARYKEILRANLQLTQYKDKFYGVWGGNRTTAEVNRKLEELAQPKGHLLLTGERGTGRQMMAWYVHQRLFGTEAPFVVVDGRRFDHQWKDLIMEPAGQEHTTAVQNANLFDIAEGGTLLIRGINLLSPHTQLKLAQSLSLQRNKCFVIGSLNEEPDNLDRTIIPELRKCFAHTYEILPLRKRKRDIPILAQGFLEKLAQKNHRNVPTLSQEATRLLLSHHYQQGNVSELIQVIERAFYIADQDVIGLKQIFFGPTAEQNEHTINLLTWPGINKLLKKGNFIGWLRVGAAALFIALVSLLLFNPEVAVSTKIFALVWGLWWPALAVISPFLGRLWCTVCPFSTIMDFVQKRFHKNRVIPAFIIKYDYLLVSFLFLMIFWVEVITDMRFNPNYTAILLITIQLSAIFIAVLYPRHTWCRHFCPLGGFIGTASIGSMLEVRADAAVCLNKCTTFECYVGTKNVPGCPMSQHLPFLDNNLDCKLCFNCVRNCPNGSVQVNLRLAGREVWHLVRANQGYVVFIGVMLGILVPLNYFGDFQTQDTSVNWRVWFSLCYWGAGLTGGMLAWMIAKPFKSKAASLRVKLIFALTPLVLAGHIVYQVAHIPGIRLLFLGVGYEVQSGLQAFYIPAAALVQGIAVIFGMVLTAVTVTLVLRRTKERRARLKV from the coding sequence ATGATTTGTGATAAAGCTTATAGCCTGTCAAATATTGAGTTGTTTTCAGATCTATCATCGGTTGAATTAGAGGAACTTGCTCAGGATTTTCGTTGGGAGGACCATGATTTAGGTTCTGAAATCATCAAGCAAGGTCAAAAAGAACATGACTTCTATATCCTGATTAAGGGAAAAGTTGATGTTATGATCCGAAAAGAAGAACATCAGCCGATGCGGCGGGTCAGATCTTTGAGTCCGGGAGAGACCTTTGGTGAATTTTCCCTGCTAAACGGAAAACCTGCTGAAACAACCATTCTCTGCCAAGAAAAATGCCAGCTTCTAGTGCTGGATTCTGAAGGCTTTGCTCGTATGCTCCTGCGCTGGCCGAAACTTTACCAAACATTTATCGCTCAATTGACCCAAAATCTGAATGATGCCAATCTTATTCTTTCAGAAGCCAGATATAAGGAAATTTTACGCGCTAATTTGCAGCTCACCCAATATAAGGATAAGTTTTATGGAGTTTGGGGAGGTAACCGGACGACGGCCGAAGTTAATCGAAAGCTGGAAGAACTCGCCCAGCCTAAAGGACATTTGCTTTTGACCGGAGAACGTGGAACTGGCCGCCAGATGATGGCTTGGTACGTCCACCAACGCCTATTCGGTACGGAAGCTCCTTTTGTCGTTGTGGATGGACGTCGCTTCGATCATCAGTGGAAGGACTTAATCATGGAGCCCGCTGGTCAAGAACACACTACCGCTGTACAAAATGCCAATCTTTTTGATATTGCTGAGGGTGGAACCTTGCTTATTCGGGGAATCAATCTTCTATCCCCCCATACCCAGCTTAAATTAGCCCAATCCTTAAGCCTTCAAAGGAATAAGTGCTTTGTCATCGGAAGTTTGAATGAGGAACCTGATAATCTCGATAGAACGATTATTCCGGAATTACGGAAGTGTTTTGCTCATACCTATGAAATACTCCCTTTGCGTAAACGCAAACGGGATATTCCTATATTAGCACAAGGTTTCCTGGAAAAACTGGCCCAGAAGAACCATCGAAATGTTCCGACTCTGAGTCAGGAAGCAACACGATTACTGCTTTCTCATCATTATCAGCAAGGAAATGTCTCGGAATTAATTCAAGTCATTGAACGCGCCTTTTATATAGCAGACCAGGATGTCATTGGGTTAAAACAGATCTTTTTCGGCCCGACCGCGGAGCAAAATGAGCATACCATCAACCTTTTAACGTGGCCAGGGATCAATAAGTTATTGAAGAAAGGAAATTTTATAGGCTGGCTGAGGGTTGGGGCTGCGGCTCTATTTATAGCTTTAGTTTCATTATTGCTTTTTAATCCCGAAGTGGCGGTTTCCACTAAGATATTTGCTTTAGTTTGGGGTTTATGGTGGCCGGCTCTTGCCGTTATCTCTCCTTTTTTAGGCAGATTGTGGTGTACAGTCTGTCCATTTTCAACAATTATGGATTTTGTGCAGAAAAGGTTCCATAAAAACCGTGTGATTCCTGCATTCATCATAAAATACGATTACCTCTTAGTCAGCTTTCTGTTTCTTATGATTTTCTGGGTTGAAGTAATTACGGATATGCGTTTTAATCCTAATTACACAGCCATTTTGTTAATAACCATTCAGCTCAGCGCGATTTTCATCGCAGTTCTCTATCCGCGCCATACCTGGTGCCGGCATTTTTGTCCCTTGGGCGGATTTATCGGGACTGCTTCCATTGGTTCAATGTTAGAGGTTCGTGCAGATGCCGCCGTTTGTTTGAACAAGTGTACTACCTTTGAATGTTATGTAGGTACCAAAAATGTTCCAGGCTGTCCGATGTCCCAACATCTTCCCTTCTTAGACAATAACCTGGACTGTAAACTGTGCTTTAATTGCGTACGAAATTGCCCTAATGGTTCTGTGCAGGTTAATTTAAGACTTGCTGGTCGTGAGGTATGGCATTTAGTTCGGGCTAACCAAGGGTATGTTGTTTTTATCGGAGTTATGTTAGGTATTTTGGTTCCCCTTAACTACTTCGGAGACTTCCAAACACAAGATACATCTGTCAATTGGAGAGTTTGGTTTAGCTTGTGTTATTGGGGGGCCGGGCTGACAGGCGGAATGCTTGCCTGGATGATCGCCAAACCCTTTAAATCAAAAGCAGCTTCCCTGCGTGTTAAACTAATTTTTGCTTTAACTCCTTTAGTACTGGCTGGGCATATTGTATATCAAGTAGCGCATATTCCTGGGATTCGCTTGCTTTTTTTAGGGGTGGGATATGAAGTGCAGTCAGGTCTGCAGGCCTTCTATATTCCCGCTGCAGCCCTGGTTCAGGGTATTGCTGTTATCTTTGGCATGGTGTTAACAGCGGTAACCGTTACGCTGGTTTTAAGGCGCACGAAAGAAAGGCGGGCCCGCTTGAAAGTATAA
- a CDS encoding ABC transporter permease, translated as MQKDNSAKAEENLMQAAEYVEKPESQLKEMWATLRQNKAAVVGLLIIGMLTLIALTVWVSEMLGLQILPYDPNYSDMSKSFIWPNAEHWFGTDQLGRDMFSRILDGTKISLFVGVAAVAISLSIGVLLGSIAGYRGGRTDAVIMRVMDMMLAIPSILLAIAFMAALGKGLDKAVIAIGLVSIPEYARIVRGSILSVKENDYVQAAKVIGNGDSRIIFKHILPNIISLIVVRATLGVSSAVLDTAALGFLGLGVQPPFAEWGDMLGRARGFIFTAPYTLIFPGIAITLTVLAFNLFGDGLRDALDPKSRIK; from the coding sequence ATGCAAAAGGATAATAGTGCGAAGGCAGAGGAGAATTTGATGCAGGCTGCAGAATACGTGGAGAAACCGGAATCTCAGCTGAAAGAAATGTGGGCAACGCTCAGGCAGAATAAGGCCGCAGTTGTGGGATTGCTAATTATCGGTATGTTGACACTGATTGCTCTGACCGTATGGGTAAGTGAAATGTTGGGCCTGCAGATTTTGCCTTATGACCCTAATTATTCCGATATGAGCAAAAGTTTTATATGGCCGAATGCTGAGCACTGGTTTGGCACAGATCAGTTGGGCAGAGACATGTTCAGCAGAATCCTTGACGGGACGAAGATCTCTCTGTTTGTAGGGGTTGCGGCTGTTGCAATCTCGCTTTCCATTGGTGTGCTGTTAGGCTCTATTGCAGGGTACCGCGGTGGAAGGACGGATGCGGTCATTATGCGGGTCATGGATATGATGCTGGCTATTCCATCGATTTTGTTAGCTATTGCGTTTATGGCGGCGTTAGGCAAGGGATTGGACAAAGCTGTTATTGCTATTGGTTTAGTGTCCATTCCAGAGTACGCCCGTATTGTCCGGGGGAGCATTCTCTCCGTAAAAGAAAATGACTACGTTCAAGCGGCTAAGGTTATTGGCAACGGAGACAGTCGTATTATTTTCAAGCATATTTTGCCGAATATCATCTCCTTGATTGTTGTTCGGGCTACCCTGGGTGTATCCAGTGCTGTACTGGATACTGCTGCACTTGGCTTTTTGGGTTTGGGGGTTCAGCCGCCGTTTGCCGAGTGGGGTGATATGCTGGGCAGAGCAAGGGGCTTTATTTTCACCGCACCTTATACACTCATTTTTCCGGGGATTGCCATCACACTTACAGTCTTGGCGTTTAACCTGTTCGGCGACGGGCTTCGGGATGCTCTTGATCCGAAGTCCAGAATAAAATAA
- a CDS encoding acyl-CoA thioesterase: MTEAVQSLKDFPVQVKITLAKEEMRGDSHVKNICYIQYFENARIQYIQSIGLDELKSAGIGQILAQSVCNYRKPLVYPDQITVGAKLKSLGKSSFVIEYIIVSDKIGIAADGEEVIVIYDYNHSRKTELPAIIKEGIEKLEGNNFR, encoded by the coding sequence ATGACGGAAGCTGTACAAAGTTTAAAAGATTTTCCTGTCCAAGTGAAGATAACCCTTGCTAAAGAAGAAATGCGCGGCGATAGCCATGTAAAAAACATTTGCTATATCCAATACTTCGAAAACGCGCGGATTCAATATATTCAATCGATCGGGCTGGATGAGCTGAAGAGTGCGGGTATAGGGCAGATATTAGCGCAGTCAGTTTGCAATTATCGAAAACCGCTGGTCTATCCGGACCAAATCACTGTGGGTGCAAAGCTTAAGTCCCTAGGCAAATCGAGCTTTGTTATAGAATACATCATTGTTAGCGATAAAATCGGAATAGCGGCTGACGGAGAAGAAGTTATTGTCATATATGACTATAATCATTCGAGGAAAACGGAATTACCTGCAATTATTAAAGAAGGCATTGAGAAATTGGAAGGAAATAATTTCCGGTAA
- a CDS encoding ABC transporter ATP-binding protein has product MNEVLMKVQDLSKHFTIDTDWFGKPVSVLKAVDEVSFTINKGEAFGLVGESGCGKTTLGKILVNLYSPTSGKLFFEGKELSALNKKQRNSYCKDIQMIFQDPYASLNPRMTIGDIIAEPIIINRLLPMSEVEERVIFLLNCVGLARHQRNRYPHEFSGGQRQRVGIARALAVEPKLIVCDEPVSALDVSIQAQVLNLLDDLKAEFGLTYLFIAHGLNVVKHISDRVGVMYLGKLVEIAPKRELYANPLHPYTQALLSAIPIINPEKKKERIILKGDVPSPINPPAGCRFCSRCFKELEGCKLNAPILKEITPDHWVACHLFD; this is encoded by the coding sequence ATGAACGAAGTATTAATGAAAGTTCAAGACCTTTCCAAGCATTTTACCATTGATACTGATTGGTTCGGGAAGCCCGTTTCTGTTTTAAAAGCAGTTGATGAGGTGTCCTTTACCATTAACAAGGGAGAGGCGTTTGGTCTCGTTGGCGAATCCGGCTGCGGAAAAACAACTCTGGGTAAAATACTCGTCAATCTTTACAGCCCTACAAGCGGGAAACTGTTTTTTGAGGGTAAGGAACTGTCTGCTCTGAATAAAAAGCAGCGTAATTCCTATTGTAAGGATATCCAAATGATTTTCCAGGATCCATACGCTTCTTTAAATCCTAGAATGACGATTGGGGATATCATCGCCGAACCGATCATCATCAATCGGCTCTTGCCGATGAGTGAAGTCGAAGAGCGTGTCATCTTTCTTTTAAATTGTGTTGGACTGGCAAGACACCAGCGAAACCGCTATCCCCATGAGTTTTCCGGCGGTCAGCGCCAGAGGGTGGGTATTGCCCGGGCACTGGCTGTGGAGCCCAAGCTAATCGTTTGCGATGAGCCGGTTTCCGCCCTTGATGTTTCTATTCAAGCCCAAGTTTTAAATCTGTTGGATGATTTAAAAGCGGAATTCGGGCTTACCTACTTGTTTATTGCCCATGGCTTAAACGTTGTCAAGCACATCAGCGATCGGGTGGGTGTCATGTATCTGGGTAAGCTGGTGGAAATCGCACCGAAAAGGGAGCTTTATGCTAACCCCCTGCACCCTTATACTCAGGCTCTTCTATCGGCTATTCCAATTATTAATCCGGAGAAGAAAAAGGAGCGCATTATATTAAAGGGAGATGTGCCCAGTCCTATTAATCCGCCTGCCGGCTGCCGCTTCTGTTCTCGTTGTTTTAAAGAGTTGGAAGGATGCAAACTAAATGCACCGATACTAAAAGAGATTACACCTGACCATTGGGTTGCCTGTCATTTATTTGACTAA
- a CDS encoding ABC transporter substrate-binding protein, whose amino-acid sequence MRKMKKIVALVLAVALVGISLAGCGSKTDGGKEAPKANDTLIYAQGAEPRGLDPALVDDGESAKVMINIYEGLLKYNKDSTKVEASLAKTWEVSTDGLTYTFHLQEGVKFHDGTDFDAEAVKFNIDRQIPPQVTADMAYGSFVYGSVKNVEVVDKNTVKVNLTEPSTPFLSNLAMVMSAPMVSPKALKENNNNVNQAPVGTGPYKFVKWAKDENIVLVANDEYWGTKALTKNVIFKFIKDNSARVVALNNGEADMIDGIDATVVKQITDAGNKIFQAPGMNVNYMAYNTSKAPFNNAKLRAAVSQAINVPEMVKSLYQGYSEPATSILPTFVEGYDKSIAQVAYNPEAAAKAIKEAGLTSVKIMTYTNPRPYNSATGQALAESIQGYLSKVGITATIDSYDWTTYKEKLKAGNYDICFYGWIGDNGDPDNFMYLLAHEDPTMNVALYKNEEFNKLIAKGIATPAGPDRNAIYTELEKIAAADAAWLPISHAETLCAYRPDVKDFYFHMTGVTPFVGVSKQ is encoded by the coding sequence ATGAGAAAGATGAAAAAAATTGTCGCTCTTGTTCTGGCTGTAGCGCTAGTCGGTATTTCTTTGGCTGGCTGCGGATCCAAGACAGATGGTGGCAAAGAGGCACCAAAAGCAAATGATACCTTAATCTATGCTCAGGGTGCGGAGCCAAGAGGACTTGATCCTGCATTGGTTGACGATGGCGAGTCTGCTAAGGTTATGATCAATATCTACGAGGGACTTCTAAAGTACAACAAGGATTCGACAAAAGTTGAGGCATCACTGGCTAAAACCTGGGAGGTAAGTACGGACGGTCTTACTTATACGTTCCATCTGCAGGAAGGTGTAAAATTCCATGACGGCACTGATTTTGATGCTGAAGCTGTGAAGTTTAACATCGACCGCCAGATACCGCCTCAAGTGACTGCGGACATGGCTTACGGATCGTTCGTTTATGGATCTGTAAAAAATGTTGAAGTTGTGGATAAGAATACTGTAAAAGTTAATCTAACAGAGCCCAGCACTCCGTTCCTCAGTAACCTGGCTATGGTTATGAGCGCACCAATGGTTAGCCCCAAAGCATTGAAGGAAAATAACAACAATGTTAACCAAGCTCCGGTTGGCACAGGTCCCTACAAGTTCGTGAAATGGGCAAAGGACGAAAACATCGTTTTAGTTGCCAATGATGAATACTGGGGAACCAAGGCCCTTACCAAGAACGTTATTTTCAAGTTCATCAAAGACAACTCGGCCCGTGTGGTTGCTCTGAACAATGGCGAAGCTGATATGATCGATGGTATTGATGCCACCGTTGTCAAGCAGATCACAGATGCCGGCAACAAGATTTTCCAGGCCCCGGGCATGAACGTTAACTATATGGCTTACAATACATCTAAAGCACCATTTAACAATGCTAAACTGAGGGCTGCGGTTTCTCAGGCTATTAATGTACCTGAAATGGTCAAGAGCCTGTATCAGGGTTACTCTGAACCTGCTACTTCCATTCTTCCAACCTTTGTCGAGGGTTATGACAAGAGTATCGCTCAAGTTGCCTATAATCCTGAGGCTGCTGCCAAGGCAATCAAAGAAGCTGGTTTGACATCTGTCAAAATCATGACGTATACTAACCCCAGACCCTATAACTCAGCTACCGGACAGGCCCTGGCTGAATCCATCCAAGGGTATCTCTCTAAAGTTGGGATTACCGCTACAATTGATTCTTATGACTGGACAACCTATAAGGAAAAATTAAAAGCCGGTAATTATGACATCTGCTTCTACGGCTGGATTGGGGACAACGGAGATCCGGATAACTTCATGTATCTTTTAGCTCACGAAGACCCAACCATGAACGTAGCACTCTACAAGAATGAGGAATTCAACAAATTAATCGCTAAAGGTATAGCTACGCCTGCAGGTCCGGACCGTAATGCAATTTATACCGAATTGGAAAAAATTGCTGCTGCTGACGCTGCATGGCTGCCGATTTCCCACGCTGAAACACTCTGTGCCTACAGACCGGATGTCAAGGATTTCTATTTCCATATGACCGGTGTTACTCCGTTTGTTGGAGTATCAAAACAATAA
- a CDS encoding ABC transporter permease: MLRYIIKRILMLIPVLIGVSIIVFLIMRVFSPDPAPIVLGQHATQAAVDAWRQANGLNDPIYLQYLHFISGALTGDLGNSYYTKAPVIKEIFARFPATIELALLAILLASLFGILIGVISAVKKNSIFDNAGMFLALIGVSMPIFWLGILLIIFFSGTLHWLPSSGRIDPLLQPLDITGFYLIDSLITGDINAFKDTLIHLILPASALAMYSMAIIARMTRSSMLETLQQDYIRTARAKGISEGRVIGRHALRNGLIPIVTVIGLQLGSLLGGAVLTETVFSWPGIGAYTVACILKSDFPVVQGVVLLIATVFVLMNLIVDVIYAFLDPRIKYSKKEV, encoded by the coding sequence ATGCTCAGATATATCATTAAACGAATCTTGATGTTAATTCCCGTATTGATTGGGGTTTCCATTATTGTATTTCTCATCATGCGCGTGTTTTCACCGGATCCTGCTCCGATTGTTTTGGGCCAGCATGCAACGCAGGCAGCTGTCGACGCGTGGAGACAGGCAAACGGACTGAACGATCCTATTTACCTGCAATATCTGCATTTTATTTCAGGTGCCCTTACCGGCGATCTTGGTAACTCTTATTATACTAAAGCGCCCGTTATTAAAGAGATTTTTGCCCGCTTTCCGGCCACGATTGAGTTAGCTCTGCTCGCCATATTACTTGCTTCCCTTTTCGGTATTCTGATTGGCGTGATTTCTGCGGTGAAAAAGAACTCTATTTTTGATAACGCCGGTATGTTTCTGGCGTTGATCGGTGTTTCTATGCCAATTTTCTGGCTTGGTATTTTGTTAATTATTTTCTTCTCGGGTACTTTGCATTGGCTGCCCTCCAGCGGAAGAATCGACCCATTGCTTCAGCCTTTAGATATTACAGGTTTCTATTTAATTGACAGCCTGATCACAGGCGACATAAACGCATTTAAAGATACCTTGATTCATTTGATCCTGCCGGCTAGTGCCTTGGCCATGTATTCGATGGCCATCATTGCCAGAATGACCCGATCCAGTATGCTGGAAACCTTGCAGCAGGATTATATTCGTACAGCCAGAGCAAAAGGAATTTCCGAAGGCAGAGTCATTGGCAGGCATGCTCTTCGCAATGGACTTATTCCTATTGTCACGGTTATTGGGCTGCAGCTTGGCAGCCTTCTCGGCGGTGCCGTGCTGACAGAAACGGTGTTTTCCTGGCCGGGAATTGGCGCCTATACTGTGGCCTGCATCTTAAAGTCGGACTTTCCCGTGGTACAGGGCGTGGTATTGCTCATCGCTACTGTTTTTGTTCTTATGAATTTGATTGTCGATGTGATTTATGCATTCCTTGATCCGCGTATTAAATATTCGAAAAAAGAGGTGTAG
- a CDS encoding ABC transporter ATP-binding protein, which yields MLLEVKKLRTEFKLKRGTVTAVDDLSFTIDKGEILAIVGESGSGKSVTSLSIMGLLQKPGKIAGGEILFKSQDLNKMSQKELQKIRGNKISMIFQEPMTSLNPVWRIKDQIMENIMTHMKISKKEALTRTIEMLETVGIPSPAERANDYPHQMSGGMRQRVMTAMALACDPELLIADEPTTALDVTIQAQILELLYRMREKFHMAVLLITHDLGVVAEAADRVIVMYCGKIVEEAAVKDLFAQPLHPYTVGLLQSIPQIDDDSDKRLYMIKGMVPNPLNMPPGCNFSDRCDRCMDRCTKEMPELQDINGHKVRCFLYDKAKEGELSAK from the coding sequence ATGTTGCTGGAAGTTAAAAAATTGAGGACGGAATTCAAACTGAAGCGAGGTACTGTTACAGCAGTCGATGATCTCAGTTTTACCATAGATAAGGGCGAGATTCTGGCCATTGTCGGCGAATCCGGCTCCGGAAAAAGTGTAACATCACTTTCCATTATGGGACTTTTACAGAAACCCGGCAAAATTGCCGGCGGAGAAATTTTGTTTAAGTCTCAGGACTTAAACAAAATGAGCCAAAAGGAACTGCAAAAAATACGGGGCAATAAGATTTCTATGATTTTCCAAGAGCCGATGACTTCATTAAATCCGGTCTGGCGTATCAAAGATCAAATCATGGAAAACATCATGACTCACATGAAGATTTCTAAAAAAGAAGCACTGACACGCACGATTGAAATGCTGGAAACGGTAGGCATACCTTCGCCCGCTGAACGTGCCAACGACTATCCTCATCAGATGAGCGGCGGTATGCGCCAGAGGGTTATGACAGCGATGGCCCTTGCTTGCGATCCGGAATTATTGATTGCCGATGAACCTACTACGGCACTTGATGTGACAATTCAGGCCCAAATTTTAGAGCTGCTTTATCGTATGAGAGAAAAATTTCATATGGCTGTTTTGCTTATCACTCATGATTTAGGCGTAGTTGCCGAAGCTGCCGACCGGGTTATCGTGATGTATTGCGGTAAGATTGTGGAGGAAGCTGCTGTGAAGGATTTGTTTGCCCAACCGCTGCATCCGTACACAGTAGGTTTGCTGCAATCTATCCCTCAGATCGATGATGATAGTGACAAACGGTTATATATGATTAAGGGCATGGTGCCCAACCCTCTGAATATGCCGCCAGGCTGTAATTTTTCTGACCGCTGCGACCGCTGCATGGACCGCTGCACTAAAGAGATGCCGGAACTGCAGGACATTAATGGGCATAAGGTACGCTGCTTTCTATATGACAAGGCCAAGGAAGGGGAATTGAGCGCAAAATGA